The DNA segment ATAACTACATGTATTATACTGCacaacatgataatagaagaTGAACGTGATCTGAATGTACCAATTCAAGATGATTGGGAATGTCCACCTCCAACGGTAGAAATGGTAGTAGATGAAAATCATCGATTTGAGCAATTTTTAGCTCGACACAAAAAAATTAAGGACAAAGATGCCCATTTTGCACTTCTtaatgcattaatagatcatttatgggAGCATACTAGAGGTggaagttgaatatttatgtaatatttaatatgaattttaccataatgtaatatgtattgaattatcttgtatctcaatgatttcacttttatttgaattatcctttaatatatataatctataatatttgcttacaaattatattatttaaaaatttatggtataaaataattttatattaaattatatgtgatgaatatgtaaaaaagaaaaaaagatagattttctttaatagaaataagaaaataaaatttaaataaagataataatataatattgaagagagagaagaatataaaatgaaatattCTTTTTTAGAGTAATTTTACTGTATTTTGAAGTTTACTGCATTTTGGAAGAGAAAATGGAGGTAACGGTTGGAGATGGCCTAACAACCGCCGTAGTTATGGTCTTATGGAGGTAAACAACAAGTATATTGCAATTAAAGATAACATAAGTGGTGCACCAAAAGAGTCAGACTTTGAGATAAAGAATGAAAGTCTTTCCCTTTCAATTGAGCCAGGGTCTAAAGTTGTTATTGTGAAGAATCTCTATGTATCAATTGATCCATATCAAATAAACCGGATGAAATCTCATATGCAACTCCAACACGTTATGAAATCTCACGTGTAAAAATTTTGGTTCCAGCATATTATTTTAGAACTTTTTCGGATTTTCAAGGAtattttgttcagattttatttttacatgaaaaaataatttaatttcgatTATTTTTTTAACTGCGGCTAATTTTCAATTAGCAGTTGCGATACTTGGGGTTTAAAATTTTGTTTCCATGACGAGGATTAACTCATAACTTTATTCTCTTGTCGGACAGGCAATTGATACTTATGGTGTGGGGACAGTCGTGGTTTCTGATCGGCCTGAATTCAAGAAAGGTGACTTAGTAACAGGGCTTCTAAGCTGgggagagtacaccagaatgaaAGAGGACACTGTTGAATAAATTGGATCCCATGGGCTTTCCTTGTCTTGCCACGTCGGAGTTTTTGGTAAATATTCCATCAAAATCATTATTTTCATAGCTGAGGGTCTATTAAAAACAGTCTCTCTGCTCTTCTAGGACAGCggtgcgtacacattaccctccccatacccgACTAGTAAAAATTCACTacgtttgttattgttgttgtgttccATCAAAATCATTGTCCTTTACTAAGGTAGTAGGAGTATATTTTTAGTTTCTTGTCAATTTAGCGACAGAACAAGAATTTCAACTttatatgttcttgattttagATGCGACGACTTCAGGGTTCTAAATTTAATGTACATACttaatgaatttcttaatacaaatataCTATTTGAGCAAAAGCTCACTGGATTCGGCTAAACCCGTAGCCGGGCATCTAGCTCCACGTCTCCCTGTCataataattttttgaaaactcAATAAGAACTAGAGCCACACTAGGGGCGGCTCAACGATattggtggcctaaagccaaacttcaataagaggccttaaatttatttaataaaatttattatattatttttatgtttctttcttttttttgtggTATACCGACCATCTTGTACGTATCTTGATCATTCATTCATTTACCTGCTAGCTCTCACCATtgcaaatattttgaaattctacTCATTAAGGCttagataatatttttatgaGAAATATATATTGACGGTTAagataatattatttataaattctcATAATCTAATAATCTCAATTTTGTACCACTAAATAGATATTAGTATAATTTCATGAATTTAAATAGTTCAAGTTTATTTCAAAGTGACAAATGTATTAATCCACTCTTTATACGAAATAATCAACTCTAAAAGATATTACAAGAGTTACAAGAGACTTCATTCTATAATTATCAAAGTCGTTATCAAGTTGTTTATTTTCATATATTGCATATTCATTATAAAATTCGAGTTATTTACTTGAATAACCTCTATCACATTAATTCCAAACAAAGAAGTATAAAATTTAGTATcttttattaataattttataatatataATAGTAGTATATAATTTGAAAATTTTGGGCCCTTCAATTGTAGGGGCCTAAAGCAATCGCTTTAGTGGCTTTTCCCTAAAGCTGGCAATGAGCCACACCACATCAATTATTGTTGCATAATTAATAAGACATGCTAAATTGTTGAGCTACTAGTTGCAAGAATGTGATCATCTGAATTTAGAGCATGTAGAAATGCTATTTCTAACTTGATATAGAGCACTTTTAACCAAAACTTCAACATGAGTTAGTTTAACTATTGTAGTATTAATTTTGGCTGCAGGATTCAGTGGACTAGCAGCTTATGGTGGATTTTTTGAGGTGTTAAAGCCACAGAAGTGGGAGAAAGGTTTTGTCTCTGCTGCTTGTGGTTCAGTTGGAGATTTGGTTGGACAATTTGCTAAACTATTTGGATGCTATGTTGTGGGCTCTGCTGGTAGCCAAGAAAAGGTTCTCAAAATGTAGTTCTTGTTATACCTGAGTTGATTTATATTACAGGTACAATTGCTAAAAGAAAAAGTTGGTTTTGATGATGCATTCAAGTATAAGAGGAAGAATCTGATCTTAACTCTTGTCTCAAAAGGTTTAAATCTTCCCTTAAcatgaaaatttgaaagttcaattAGATGACTGATATTTAACTAAAGGCAAACGGTTTGTGGGGTAGTTTCGGAGTACATAAACGCCAACAAACGAGCAGATGGATGTAGTGTATAAGAGGATTACCATTCAAGGATTCCTAGCTGCTGATCATTTCAAAGTGTATGCTGATTTTCAGTCGAAGACAGCTGAAAAACTAAAGGCAATTGAGGATGTCTCCTCTGCCTTTGTAGGATTATTCCGAGGTGGTAATGTGGGGAAAAAGATTGTCCAAGTTGCAGATGGTATTAATTCTTGAAGTTAATATAGTGCATAGAGCTGTTAGATTGGAAAATAAGTTGTAACTAATGGCTCTGTAGCACATGGTTTGTTGACATGAATGCCTCAGAAAGATGATTAATCTGTTGATTGGTTGCCGAGCACTTGGCGTATTTCATAGTACATAGGTCAAGGAACTTTGACTTTCCTGCTATGTGATATTTAATTGACTGCTAGATAGGAACTTGATAAGTACTCCTCTATACTGTCAGCATCAAGAAAATTAATTGCTTCCACATTGAACAATCAATTTTGCAGTTgaatttcttttcatttgtctAATCTTGAGTGAACAAAATTATTTAAGTATATGTAACCGTCAAAGTAATTCattttcactccttttgagtcgagggtctttcggaaacaaacTCTCTATCTTCATTAGgttggggtaaggtctgtgtacacttCATTCTCCCCCACTTGTGTGATTTCACtgaacttgttgttgttgttgtaaccgTCAAAGTAATTGAGGCATGCACACTGAATCAGACACTACCGTTTAAAAAAAGGAATGTTTTTATTCATGGTTGATGCGAGAAGAAACGATGATTGATGATTGAGAATCTGAGATACCTCTCCTAGTCTCCTTAGTCCCACTCTTGCCGttatcaaattttttttttttttttttgaaagaaggaACTTGCCATTATTAATGTTTCAAACTGGTAAACTTTTAGtttctttccttttcattatCCAAGAGACTGTTTGTGTTCTAATTTTGCTAGCTTGTTTAGTAACTTccattaatttgatacaaaagtGGTTCCACTTAAATTAGCCTGTCTGGTTACACTCGTACTTCAGTTTAATCATATTAAGCACATTGATTCTCGTTTATTTTCCGAATTGAAAACTTCATTTTTCCAATTAACAAATGGGTCGGAAGATGGTTATTTGTACATGAAATTGATAAATTTTGGTTTCGTATTCCCTGAATAGGTATCCGTGAGTATTTGGTTGAAATTTGAAAATATGGTTAGGAGAAGTATTCATCTTACCCAAATAATTGTTTGGTAGTGTTTGAAGGGAAGTGAAATGCCTTATGCTTCTCGTCCAACTTTAGATGGACAATATTGACATGGATAGGAGACATCTCTCTTCTTGTTTCTCCAATTCCTTATTTACTTACTAGCCAAGCAAACACTTCAACGCCTTGCGTTGTACTTTCCCTTTCCTAACATTTTCAGACTAAATGTTAATAATATAAAACTGAAGTCTGGCTACAAAAATCAGACTCCAAGAAATCTTTTGCCAATGAATCATTCCTAACCACATTATAGCTCCTAAAACAACCCTGAGAGAACAAAAAAGAGAGCTTATATATCAAGTAATAAAGTACACAAACAAGCTGGCTGAATGATGAAGCAATGCACTCTACCAGTATGTGCCACAACGTCAACTTGGCAAAGTTTCTCAGTAAAAAGCTTCAGTAAATTGCAATTCTCAAACAATACACTCCACATGGAAGATGGCTTTGGATACAAAAATATGAAGACTAATGAAGAGAATTCATAATCGGCAGGGGGAACATAGGCAATCGTCAACAAGGTCATGAGAGGTAGATTTATGAAACCAATTGCTCATGAAATGCTCCATGATGAAATTCTGCCCTCTTAAGTTCAACTTATCCTGTACTTTAATCCAAATAGATGAAGAGAGCAATGTATGCTACATTACACCATATTTTCTTCTTTCCCAGTAAGACCAATACAACTGGCTACTGCGTCCTCATCCTGCTATTCTCTGCAGCCCTCACTTGCAGGAAATAAGGATGGGCCTAAGAAACAGGGAGAACAATTAGACATTAGGTTTATGCCACAGAAATCTTAGAACCAGTACAGACACATGATATCAAATGCAAGATCGAAAATTAGGACAACTACACAGACTCATGCATGCAAAACACCCTTTGTCCCGTACATATATGTCCACTgatacaacaaaaataaacaagCCATATCATGTTGAGCCAATAAAACCTACAAAAGAAGGGGGTTAAGACATCTTCCCGTTTGTGGAAGAAACAAGCAAACAGTTTATCATGTTTTGACTCCGAATACTCTGGTCTTAATGCTGTAGTTTTCAAAAGTCACCTAATCCCACAGTGCAACACTCATTTGGTTATGCAGGCAAAAACATACACAAGAAAAAAGTTATCACCCAAAATAGTAGCTAAAATTATATGGAATTACCATTGCTTCTCTTGCTGTAAGTCTATCCTGATGGTCATAACGGAGAAGCTTGTCAAGAAAATCTATAGCCTGCAATTTCACCTCAAAATTAAAGGATCAAAATCCAAGCAAAGATTATTTGTTTTAGCAAACCCAAAGTGGTTTTATCTGAAGAAAATTACCACAGAAAAGAAAAGCACATACCTCTGGCGACACTAAATGCTGATTATCTGCATTTATAAATTTGGACCATGGCTTCCTACTGTGTCTGCAGGAAAAGTGAAGATTTTGACAGCAATCAGATATGTCACTATTCCGTTTCAGCAACCCTTTTAGTTGTACGCCCTCCATGCCATTTTGTTTGACTGACTAGCTATTTTCAGACTACTGAGATCATCTCAGTAAGTCAGCAACCGTATTTAGTTGCAGCTCACAATTTATTAGTACTCCTTTTATCCCTTGTTCTTTGACTAACTAGCTATTTGTATATTAGGAAAAAGAAACCTATTTCCTTAAATGACAAAGTCACCAAAATTCAAAAAGCTAAATGTGTTGTAACCTGCTctacataattttgaattttctctgTACATCTTTATACCTTTTTCAAATTGTCCAACGATATACCTTAAAATATCTCTACAAAACTCAAATATAGTAACTCATTCAAAATTTAATTCCCAGGCTCCGAAAAAGTCACCCATGTAAATCTTTTTGTTTTTCCCTCCAAGGACCAACCATGTAAAGTGAGGAGGAATGGAGTTAGTAATTCATTTAGATAGGTTTATGCTGGCTAACACATTGTTGTGACTAGGTTAATGAAGAGAGCCTGAATCATACCTCCCAACCATAGCCTCCAGCTGAGGATCAAGTTCTAGTTGATACTTGTGCAGATATGCATTCAACTCATCAGTTCCAAGTACCTAAAATGATAATTTCTCTGTCAACTCCAGATCAAGTAGGTAACGGTACTTGTATAAATGATAACATTTCAGCTTTTACTAACAACTGACTACTTTATTGGCTGATGTTAACAAGATCAACCTAACATCAAGACTCTTATAGACCGTTGACCAAGCTGGAGAATTATTTTCAAGGTATTACCTTAGCAATTTTGACAAGCTGATCCTGGTTATCATGACCATAGAAGAAAGGTTCCTTCCGGAAAATCTACATAAAGAATAATAGGCCTGATAAGCTGCAATTATAAGAGGATAAATACAAAATGCAGTCCTAAAAACTTGGGGGCCTAGTTTCAGCGCCCACCACCTCAAAACCAGAAAAAAAGATGAACGGATGGAGCACCATGTAATGGTTTAAAGTTTCTCACCATTCCTGCAAACATGCATCCAAGACTCCACATGTCCAAAGAATAGTCATAGTCTTGCAAGTCAACAAGAAGTTCCGGGCCCTTGAAGTATCTGAAAAACAAGCAAAGAGACATTCAAACTTGCTACACTAGCCTTTATATACCAAGAGGGGATACAGACAACCAATAATGACCACTACAACCTATTGATACTTTGTGTACCACAACTTTACGCTATAAGGCAGCTTAACCTTGTACTGGTTCTTGTTTAACTTTAACCTGAAACATTTTCTTTCTCCAAGTAAGAATTGATTGTTTAAGCATTGTTCTATGGAGCATGGAGCACTAGTAGATTCTTTCATTGTCAAGTCCATCCAACTAACAAACTGGAAATGATACATTCCATTAAAAGTTTACACTCCAAGAGCTGCTTTTGGCAATCTTAACTCCAAGAGTAGATAATATGAAACCCAGTACGATAATTCTGCTAATATATCAGTCACCAACAACTCATGGTCGGGAAGTGACACTATAAACCTTCTGAGATGGAGATTTGAAGAATACGAACTCCAAAAGCCAACCCCAGATAGATGATAAATATCATTTGTACTGTGAGGCATTGTGGCTCATAACTGAATAGCTAATTAAACAAAGACATACTGGAATGACTTGCTTTCGAACCAAAAGCTCATATAGCTCAGAGAAGAGTTAGTAAAGTGAAAGTGGAAAACATCTATAATAGGGAAACTGAAGATAAGACATAATTTGCTGGCAAAGCAACTGCTGCTATTCCACCAATCAGTTTTAGTAAAGTATTCCTTACCTTGAAGCCACACGAACATTATATTCCTTTCCTGGATGGTAAAATTCAGCAAGACCCCAGTCTATCAAGCGAAGCTTCCGCAATTCATGGTCTATCATAACATTATGTGGCTTGACATCTCTATGCATTATTCCCTGTGAATGACAATAGTCTAGTGCCTGCGGGTTCATAAAGAAGTTTCAATTTCCCACTTCCTCCACATGATGTACACAGGGAAGAGGATAATACCAAATTATACAACTGTTGCAAGAAGCTTTATTGTTAGAAGTAGGGGGGGAAGGGGGACTCTAAATGTAGAGTGAACGACGGGTTTCTTGTTAGCAAGTTGCTAGACTAGAGAACGGTTCAATTGAACATCAATATGAAACTGAAACAGACATCTAAAACAGAGGTCATCACAGGTTGGAGGACACCACTTCCCCCCAGAGTAGAACGGAGTATTCAATTATGGTATACCCTTCATCCAGCAGTTCTATTTGCGCACACACCCCTCCCACtttctttttccccttctttTCCTATGGGCTTCTTGTTAATACGAGCCTACTGGTGCCTGCAAGACCTAGTTACGTTGAAATCAAAAAAGAAGATACATTTGTTACATTGAACTCAAAGAAGCAAAACTCCatcttcttttttctccttttaaaccCTTCCCTTTCATAGAGAGAACCATAATGGAATAAGAACAAAGAAACGAACACACTAGAGAAACAAGAAATCATTttcgaagaacaagaaagatttGTACTTTTCGTTCATTTTTTTCCTTCTGCAGAACAAGAATAGAACATATAGAACCTAGGCAGCTATCTGCTTAAGCAAATTGCAAAGAATGTGCAAGGAAGAAGTAGCTTCAAGATAGAAACAGTAGGATCCGAGCATTAGGGATTGGCTCTTGCCTTTGGTACATTTATGCAAATCTACTGTACGTCAGGTCTCTCAGGAATAAATCAGTTCCAAAAATATTCACCCTCAAACTGAAAAACTATTTAACTCCAATTAATCAAGCAGTTATTGGAAAAACAAGAGTACACAAGAGAGTAAGCAGAAGCATTAATCTTCATTGACGACAGACTTTAACCCTATCGTCAGAACCAGATTGTTGTACGCATTCCGTGGTACATGCAACGTTGAGTATTTCACTACCCACATTCTTCACTTCTCCTCCACACTCGTCTTCTAAAATATTAGCAATTTCAAAGTCTAAGATTACTCTACATCAAAATAATGACTTCGTAAAATCTATCGGTATGTCTATTCCATATCCTAAAATAATCTGCAAACAAGCAGCCAAAGTATCCCAAAGAAGGGTTGTGCTATCGAAGTTATCAATTCACAACTCCAAACAACCGCATGTAAACCGTAACTTGAACCAATGAACCCATCataaaataaagaaggaaaataaaatttaaagagCTAATATTGAAAAGACAGTACATCATTACCAGTGTTTTCAAAGGCGAAAAGCACAAAAACGTGCTAAGGTATATTcgggctttaagcgcaaataaagcgtgtgctttaatgaagaaaggcgcaaaaagaggaaaaaaaatacaaatatgcaTGTGTAATCCAAGACTAATAATTATAAGCACGAATTCCAATTTACTTGCTGAAGGCCAGATGCCTACTTAGTCTTTTTTGTTGGGCCAAACAGTCCTATGTAAATAGTTCTACtgtctttttttgatttttgagctCCCTTACTCTTGACTAGCCTCTTTGAGGTATATTTTCTTGTTAGTGGCTAGCTCCAAGATCCCATCATAACATCTTGTAATGGAGCTagcatatttatttttgtaatCACTGCATCAGCTTGATGCCTTTTAATGAAGCAACTTACTTTATCAaaaagtcacttctatggtgttctattgccattgagggttgttgtaagctaaatataacttgaATTTCGTTTGGAAGCTACCATTGGAggtaaataaattaaaatatcaaATTGTTCAGTCTCGCCTCTTCAGGATTACCCTCGTTGGGAAAAGTACaccttagagccttgatgacaaGGCTGAAGCGTCCACTAAGCGAGGCAAAGTGCTCAACATTTTTGCGCCTCACTTCAGGGCTTAAGCACGGTTTAAGcacgcctttgacaacactgatcATTACTCCAGACTCTTTCATCAATTAGAAGATTGGAGTGCATATGAGAAGctattaaaattcaaaaaattaccGAGAGAAAGCATGTTATCAAGAAATTTCAGGTTGCATAACTCTTCGTCTAGAGATGCTTATTCCTTTTCGAGGAATTAGTGAAAATAATCATGTTAAAAGAATTCACTTTTAATTTGGGACAAGAATTTAATTACATAATCTCCTGTAACTGTGTTAAGACATGAATGCCAAGGAATTTACTCCACAGATTCAATcaaaagaaaatgagaatttATCTACACAACATTCAAGTGCTTCCAAAACCTTATTTCTAATTAGAAAGGGTGATTCAGCATATAAAAATTGGAAGGAACTCCCAAGATCCTCTTCCTTGTGCAAAATAAACAGCAAACAGCCAACATGCAAAGAAATGTATGGAAGAAACAAGCTTTTGGCTAGATAATAAGACATACATAAAACTAATATTTTCAGTCACATGAAAGAAAGAAGGTGACAGAGATGACGCAGACAAGGGGGTGGGAAGCAAAAGTGGCTGCAATCCAAAGATATAACCTTTTTTTATAGGAATGATCCGAAAGATATATCCTTTTACCTTGAGAAGCTCATATATGTAGTACCGGATGTCATAATCTGTTAATGTAGGGTACAGTACTTTGAAATCTGTACTGTTCACATACTCAAAAATTAAGCTTGGAGTTTTTGAGTGCTGATCTCTGACAATATCAAGGAGTTTGACAATGTTTGGTCCGCCACAGAGGTTCTGCAAGATTTTGATCTCTCTCTTGATCTACATAACACCATCAAATAACAATTCAAAAGCACATCTTATTCCAACTAAATCATTAGGTTGCAGAAGTACAGAATTAGAgaggagaaaagagagaaaatatatATGACCAGCATGTAAAAATTGACCTATATTTCAGATATTCCACATGACAGACGTAACCAATTTTGCAGATATTTCCTATGAATGAAACTGATGTACTCCTAACAGAGTTACACACGAATAAGGCTGCCTACTTGACTACTTATCAGATATGCCACGACTCTAAATCAACACATATGAACAGATAATTGATAGATGACTATAGGCGAGTTTCACGAGATAGATACAACTCTTTCTATGAGGCTGTTAACATAGATGATTTTCTACAAATGTTAAGGTCAGCAGAAATTACTATGCAGTACATAAGAAGATGGCAGGAATTTTATACACGATAGGAAATGACTAATTTTACAGGAATTCTTTTTTCTAGCATAACAAttagtttcctttttctttgGAGAAGAAAATTTGTTTTTATTCAAAAGGACTAGTTTCCTTTTTCTCTGTGAAGCAGAATTTTAAAGGAGTTACTCAATAAAAACACAAAGAAGCCATCTGTTAGATTCAAAACCAGTAACATAAGTTGAAAATACAAGAATTCATACCTTTTTCTTCTTGACAGGTTTCAGGATCTTGATTATGCACTTTTCGTTGCTGTTAACATTTATACCTTCAAAAACTTCACTATATTTTCCTCTTCCAACTTTCCGAACAACCTCATAGTCATCCTGATCACTGGAATAATGAAACATGAGGAAAATTGATAAGAATAATACAGCATCATAGGTTGCATTAAAGTTGAACTAGTCAAAGTGAGGATTGTGAACTGAAACAAAATCTAATGAAATTAATTGTATCATCATCCTAATACCATTTGAGGAGGTTAGATCAATTGACAAAGGAGGCCTGCTGACGTGATCCCTGAAACAGAGGACTTAGATTTACAATATACATGCTCTCAATTTAGCAAGAGAAGGTTTTATAGTCTCTTTTGAATTGTTCTATACTCAAGTAAGTAAATCACCAATGACTTAATGCCAAATGAAATGTTTTTAACCATTTGTACGTATAGCAACTTAGCAAGTAGCTGAGCAAGGACCTGGATTACGCTTCCGTTTTAGCAAGATAAGGTCTTAATAGCCTCCTACAATTTCGTTTGACTTAATATAGAGTACACAAGATGATTTATTTCCAGATAAAACTGGCACAAGGATTTGTGCTAACAGACTGTAGCCAGGCACCAGCCTCCGGAAATGAAACGAAATGTAGCATACATGCATAGTATATGCAATATATCAATTTCCAGCAAATTTTAAACATTTCTAAATGTTAGAAATGAAAACATTGTATTTAGAGCCCAACCCTAAAGCCATAAGCTTTAGCCTAACAATGAAAAGAAATAATCACAACAACTAACTCATGCAAAAGATTGAAAATTTGCTTCCTTGCAAACATTTCACACCAACTAGAAAACATCATAAATGATTTCCCCAAATGTTGAAAAAAAAagcctttcttttgcttttgtcgTTCAAGATTAGGAGTTTATCAGCCAAACCAACATCCATACTGAAACACCCACAAATTTCCTTCAGCAATCAgccaatcaatcaatcaactatacCTCAACGCACACCACTCAAGTTGGGCTACATGAATTTCGTTCCCAATACAAGATAACTGTCTTTTTAGACAAAAGTGTGTAAAATTAAGGTTCTCAATCTGACACTTAAAGGGCCTATCcctataacaaaaaaaaataagtaaataaataccCTCACTTCCAATGTAAGCCTTTTTAGTCTGTCCCAAAAAGAATAATACctttctatatatataaaaaatttgactttaaacttctcattttactcTTCGTGAGATGATTTATAACTAGACAAATATCTAATGACTtattttagaccacaagtttcaaaaatcattcttttctttttaaaactccATGTCCAATCAAACATCAACACATAAATTAGGACACAGTCAAACATAATCACTTAAATTGGGACTCAGTCAGACACCATCACACAAATTGGGACAGAGCTTGAAGTAATTGTCTTTTGAGTCAAATGTTCTATAAAATTAAGGTTCTCAATATAACACTTAAAGCTCTTATCCCTAAATAAATATTAGATAAATATGACATAGCATGATATAAAAGCATAAATTACATAATTCAAATTATCAATTAATAGGTGATTAAAGATAAATAAAAGAAGCAGAAAAATTACCCCCATTGAACAGTAAGGGCTTCATAATCCCAATATTCCCTCGGGCGAAGCACATTGACATCGGTGTAAACACGAGCTTTCGACATAATTTTACCGTCAATCACTGGTTCAGAGCTGTTGATCTTACCAAAACTGACGAAATTTCCGGTAGCAGAAGTAGCGACGGGCTGTAGGAGGTCAGGAGGTGAGGCAAGAGGTGCACGATAAGCAACAAGGACGGCGCACACTAGAAGAAATTGAAGGCAGCATCTTCCATGTGAAGCCACCGCCGGTGAAGTAATCAACAGCGATTCTCAGTATAATTATAGTGAAGTAGATGATTTCAAAGGTAGAGGAGAGGAGAATGCTATTTCTGGAGAACAAGTGGGGAGTGTTAGATCGACTTTTGGCCACTTGGGTGTAAGCTTGATGCACTGGTCCCTGGACCTGGACCAATGTATGGGTGGGTGTGACActaatagcctatttggccaaatTTCTAAAATCgaacaatatttttttcaaaagcacttttgatgtttttgactaattaatttaaaaaatatttttaagtggTAATTATTATTTGGCCAAGCTATAAAAAGTgttctaagtatatttttattaaaattatttttcaaaaaagtacttatGAAGATAAGCTATTTTTTTTATGCTTCTTCAAAACTACTTTTGTTtctactcaaaagtatttttttcttctaaaagattggtcaaacatttcaactttaaaaaaaaaaatatttttagccttgaaaaagcttggccaaataggctataagGATTTTGGGTCTAAACGTGCGCCTAAGcgccttttttcttttttgtgtttgTATTTCTTTTGGGACCCGACTtacaatcatttttttttttgccaaaatttcGTTTTCAAAAATTAAGATTATTTGTCAAgattttagaagtaaaaaaaagtactttttaaatagAAGCAGAAATAGTTtttgaaaagtagaaaaaatagtttctcataaaagtattttttttaaaactatttttgagaaaaatatacttataaatattttttttaaaatttggccAAACA comes from the Nicotiana tabacum cultivar K326 chromosome 14, ASM71507v2, whole genome shotgun sequence genome and includes:
- the LOC107812932 gene encoding casein kinase II subunit alpha-2 (The RefSeq protein has 3 substitutions compared to this genomic sequence), which translates into the protein MSKARVYTDVNVLRPREYWDYEALTVQWGDQDDYEVVRKVGRGKYSEVFEGINVNSNEKCIIKILKPVKKKKIKREIKILQNLCGGPNIVKLLDIVRDQHSKTPSLIFEYVNSTDFKVLYPILTDYDIRYYIYELLKALDYCHSQGIMHRDVKPHNVMIDHELRKLRLIDWGLAEFYHPGKEYNVRVASRYFKGPELLVDLQDYDYSLDMWSLGCMFAGMIFRKEPFFYGHDNQDQLVKIAKVLGTDELNAYLHKYQLELDPQLEAIVGRHSRKPWSKFINADNQHLVSPEAIDFLDKLLRYDHQGRLTAREAMAHPYFLQVRAAENSRMRTQ